A stretch of Primulina eburnea isolate SZY01 unplaced genomic scaffold, ASM2296580v1 ctg1073_ERROPOS4200000+, whole genome shotgun sequence DNA encodes these proteins:
- the LOC140820496 gene encoding uncharacterized protein has protein sequence MAPYEALYGRKCRSPLYWDEVGEKVVTGPELFQLTIHKAAIIKERLKTAQDRQKSWADLEKTGVARFSKSGKLNPRYVGPFEILEKLRKYVSNPSHVLKVAPLMIEGNLNEELKYEEVPIRIVGTKDQMLRHRTIPYVQVQWSNHTKREATGELEEKIRAQYPHLFVRSS, from the exons atggctccatatgaggcTTTGTATGGTCGAAAGTGTAGGTCGCCTCTATATTGGGACGAGGTCGGAGAAAAGGTTGTTACTGGACCAGAGCTTTTTCAATTAACCATTCACAAGGCCGCTATAATCAAAGAAAGACTCAAGACCGCCCAAGATAGACAAAAGAGCTGGGCAGATTTAGAGAAGACC GGAGTAGCTCGGTTCAGTAAATCCGGGAAGCTAAATCCAAGGTATGTGGGaccattcgagatactggagAAG CTGAGGAAATATGTCTCAAACCCTAGTCACGTACTCAAAGTTGCACCACTGATGATTGAAGGAAACCTCAATGAAGAACTCAAATACGAAGAAGTCCCTATTCGAATAGTGGGCACAAAAGACCAAATGTTGAGGCACCGAACAATACCTTATGTCCAGGTACAGTGGTCAAATCATACTAAAAGGGAGGCCACCGGGGAACTCGAAGAGAAAATACGAGCACAATACCCTCATCTGTTTGTAAGATCAAGCTAa